The following are encoded in a window of Castanea sativa cultivar Marrone di Chiusa Pesio chromosome 5, ASM4071231v1 genomic DNA:
- the LOC142633344 gene encoding amino acid transporter AVT6E — translation MNSAYSSIPKRSYLELQSHNDSQNLRSPPITHVNLVPFDDEEGVGNGYLHSSNGLHNDDGFDEDLGPEFDNHPLIDTGSKTGSGISGAVFNLTTTIIGAGIMALPAAMKVLGLVLGIFVIVLMGLLSEYSVELLVKFSVLVKASSYGEVVQHALGRPAKVLSEICIIVNNAGVLIVYLIIMGDVMSGSLNHIGVFDQWLGHGVWDHRKLLILVIVVLLLAPLCALERIESLSLTSAASVALAVLFVVVACVIAFIKLVEGKIESPRIGPDFGSKKAILDLLVVVPIMTNAYVCHFNVQPIYNELEGRTPQKMNRVGRITTVICIVVYAFTSVSGYLLFGQGTESDVLTNFDKNLGIRFSSELNYIVRVGYIFHLVLVFPVVHFSLRQTVDALLFEGSAPLLESRKRSLGLTAVLLVLIYFGSTMIPNIWTAFKVTGATTAVSLGFIFPSLIALRLGQQRGCLSFGEKFLSRLMLVFAILVGIFGMFGNIYSIESQSE, via the coding sequence ATGAATAGCGCTTATTCTTCAATACCCAAAAGATCATATTTAGAATTACAATCCCACAATGATTCTCAAAATCTTAGATCTCCTCCCATAACccatgtcaatttggtcccttttgatgatgaagaaggAGTTGGTAATGGTTATTTACATTCCTCCAACGGTTTACATAACGATGATGGTTTTGATGAAGATCTTGGTCCTGAATTTGATAATCATCCTCTTATTGATACTGGGTCTAAAACCGGGTCTGGGATTTCTGGGGCTGTCTTTAATTTAACTACTACCATTATTGGGGCTGGGATTATGGCCTTACCGGCTGCAATGAAGGTTCTTGGGTTGGTTTTGGGGATTTTTGTTATTGTCTTGATGGGTCTGCTGTCGGAATATAGTGTCGAGTTGCTGGTGAAGTTTTCGGTTTTGGTTAAGGCCTCCTCGTATGGTGAGGTTGTGCAACATGCGTTGGGGAGACCGGCTAAAGTGCTATCAGAGATTTGTATAATTGTGAACAATGCAGGTGTGTTGATTGTGTATTTGATTATTATGGGGGATGTGATGTCGGGTTCGCTTAATCATATTGGGGTTTTCGATCAGTGGTTGGGGCATGGGGTGTGGGATCACAGGAAGCTGTTGATCTTGGTTATTGTGGTGTTGTTACTTGCACCGCTTTGTGCATTGGAGAGGATTGAATCATTGAGCCTGACTTCAGCTGCTTCGGTGGCTCTTGCAGTTTTGTTTGTAGTGGTGGCTTGTGTTATTGCATTTATTAAGCTTGTTGAAGGGAAAATTGAGTCTCCAAGAATTGGTCCAGATTTTGGGTCGAAAAAGGCTATTCTGGATTTACTTGTGGTGGTTCCAATCATGACAAATGCTTATGTTTGTCATTTCAATGTTCAGCCTATATATAATGAGCTTGAGGGGAGGACTCCTCAGAAGATGAATCGGGTAGGTAGGATCACAACTGTTATTTGCATTGTGGTCTATGCCTTTACATCCGTATCAGGGTATTTATTATTTGGGCAGGGTACAGAATCTGATGTGCTGACCAATTTTGATAAGAACCTTGGGATTCGTTTCAGTTCAGAATTGAACTATATTGTCCGGGTTGGATACATTTTTCATTTGGTTCTTGTTTTCCCAGTAGTTCATTTTTCGCTACGTCAAACAGTGGATGCCTTATTGTTTGAGGGGTCGGCTCCACTTTTAGAGAGTAGGAAGAGGTCTTTAGGGTTAACAGCAGTTTTGTTGGTACTTATATATTTTGGGTCCACTATGATTCCCAATATTTGGACAGCTTTCAAGGTTACAGGGGCAACAACAGCGGTGTCATTGGGTTTTATATTCCCATCTCTTATAGCATTAAGGTTAGGTCAGCAAAGGGGTTGTTTGAGCTTTGGGGAAAAGTTCTTGTCCAGGTTGATGTTAGTATTTGCCATATTAGTTGGCATTTTTGGAATGTTCGGCAATATATATAGCATCGAAAGCCAATCCGAATGA